A DNA window from Novosphingobium sp. RL4 contains the following coding sequences:
- a CDS encoding LysR family transcriptional regulator — translation MLTDELADLAVFLAVAEARSFTRAAARLGRSQSALSQTVRRLEERLQLPLLTRTTRSVAPTSIGEQLLEALRPAFCGIEERLAALGEMRERPAGGLRLTAGRHAAETVLWPAVLRLTERYPDIQVEVSLSSALVDIVSEQFDAGVRLGEQIAKDMIAARIGPDLRMAVVAAPAYFERYGKPEAPHDLTGFRCGNIRLPTAGGVYIWEFEKAGRPLNVHVNGPVTVDDMDLLVTAALHGEVMIMVMEDMVTPFMAQGRLERVLDDWCAPFAGYHLYYSSRRHASSAFVALLEELRRGYRGINVR, via the coding sequence ATGCTCACTGACGAACTTGCCGACCTTGCCGTGTTTCTTGCCGTTGCTGAAGCGCGCAGCTTCACGCGTGCGGCGGCGCGCCTTGGCCGCTCGCAATCCGCGCTCAGCCAGACGGTGCGCCGACTTGAGGAGCGGTTGCAATTGCCGCTTCTTACCCGGACGACACGAAGCGTCGCGCCGACATCGATAGGTGAACAACTGCTCGAAGCGCTGAGGCCTGCGTTTTGCGGTATAGAAGAGCGGTTGGCCGCTCTCGGGGAAATGCGCGAACGGCCGGCCGGCGGGCTGCGGCTGACCGCCGGCCGGCATGCGGCGGAAACTGTGCTGTGGCCAGCCGTGCTGAGGCTTACCGAGCGCTATCCGGACATTCAGGTCGAAGTTTCGCTGAGCAGCGCGCTTGTCGATATCGTTTCGGAGCAGTTCGACGCTGGCGTCCGGCTTGGCGAGCAGATCGCCAAGGATATGATCGCTGCCCGCATCGGCCCGGATCTGCGGATGGCCGTGGTTGCCGCGCCTGCCTATTTCGAGCGGTACGGCAAGCCCGAGGCACCCCACGATCTCACCGGCTTTCGTTGCGGCAATATCCGCCTGCCAACTGCAGGGGGCGTCTATATCTGGGAGTTCGAAAAGGCGGGACGGCCGCTCAACGTTCACGTCAACGGTCCGGTTACCGTCGATGACATGGACCTCCTTGTCACGGCAGCGCTTCATGGAGAGGTCATGATCATGGTCATGGAGGACATGGTCACCCCGTTCATGGCGCAAGGCAGGCTGGAACGGGTGCTGGACGACTGGTGCGCCCCGTTCGCGGGCTACCACCTCTACTATTCCAGCCGCCGCCACGCCTCATCGGCCTTCGTGGCACTTCTTGAGGAATTGCGACGCGGATACCGGGGCATCAATGTTCGCTGA
- a CDS encoding cupin domain-containing protein, whose protein sequence is MKLIRNGTQPSIKGPADWFTGNVRIDSPFQGEAPARAGGAIVTFEPGARTAWHTHPLGQTLLVTSGCGWTQCEGEDIVLIRAGDVVWCPPGHKHWHGATPTTAMTHVAIAEMLDGRAVDWLEHVTDEQYLAGPAKE, encoded by the coding sequence ATGAAACTCATCCGCAATGGCACCCAGCCCTCGATCAAGGGCCCGGCCGACTGGTTCACCGGCAACGTGCGCATCGACAGCCCGTTTCAGGGCGAAGCACCCGCACGCGCCGGGGGCGCTATCGTGACTTTCGAACCGGGCGCGCGCACCGCGTGGCACACCCATCCGCTCGGCCAGACGCTGCTCGTCACTTCGGGCTGCGGCTGGACCCAGTGCGAAGGCGAGGACATCGTCCTGATCCGCGCCGGAGACGTCGTCTGGTGCCCGCCGGGTCACAAGCACTGGCACGGCGCCACGCCGACAACGGCGATGACGCACGTAGCCATTGCCGAAATGCTGGACGGCCGCGCGGTCGACTGGCTCGAACATGTCACCGACGAGCAATATCTCGCCGGCCCGGCAAAGGAATAG
- the prsR gene encoding PEP-CTERM-box response regulator transcription factor, with translation MIETRPKVLPKLLIVEDDAGLQAQLKWAYEDFDVIVAGDRPTALALLRSETPDVVTLDLGLPPDPDGTTEGFALLDEIMALKPDTKVIVASGHGARESALQAIAHGAYDFYQKPVDIDALGLIVRRALQLHRLEDENRRLASRVEKDEKVLGRLITAAPEMVRVARTIERVAGTNVSVMLLGASGTGKELLARGLHEASGRAKGQFVAINCAAIPENLLESELFGHEKGAFTGAVKTTPGKIEMAGGGTLFLDEVGDIPLQLQVKLLRFLQERVIERVGSRESIPVDTRIVCATHQDLEAMIAEGRFREDLFYRLAEIVVKIPSLAERPGDAALLAKAFLHRYAKEMNPRVRGFGSDALAAIDAWGWPGNVRELENRVKRAVIMADEKLVSAADLDLAAPDEQVINALNLKTAREQADRKVIRHALARSEGNISSTAKMLGISRPTLYDLLKQYDLQS, from the coding sequence ATGATCGAAACCCGACCCAAGGTGCTTCCCAAGCTCCTCATCGTGGAGGATGACGCGGGTCTCCAGGCGCAGCTCAAATGGGCCTACGAGGATTTCGACGTCATCGTCGCCGGGGACCGTCCGACCGCGCTTGCCTTGCTCCGTTCGGAAACGCCGGATGTGGTGACGCTGGATCTCGGTCTGCCGCCCGATCCCGATGGTACGACCGAGGGCTTCGCGCTGCTTGATGAGATCATGGCGCTGAAGCCGGACACCAAGGTCATCGTCGCCTCCGGTCACGGCGCCCGGGAGTCGGCGCTGCAGGCCATCGCGCATGGGGCTTACGACTTCTACCAGAAGCCGGTCGACATCGACGCCCTCGGCCTCATCGTGCGCCGGGCCTTGCAGCTTCACCGGCTCGAGGATGAAAACCGGCGTCTCGCGTCCCGGGTGGAGAAGGACGAGAAGGTGCTCGGCCGGCTCATCACCGCCGCGCCGGAAATGGTGCGCGTCGCCCGGACCATCGAGCGCGTTGCCGGCACCAATGTCTCGGTCATGCTGCTGGGTGCCAGCGGTACCGGCAAGGAACTGCTGGCGCGGGGGCTTCATGAGGCGAGCGGGCGGGCCAAGGGCCAGTTCGTGGCGATCAACTGCGCGGCGATCCCGGAAAACCTGCTCGAAAGCGAACTGTTCGGCCACGAGAAGGGCGCTTTCACCGGCGCGGTGAAGACCACGCCCGGCAAGATCGAGATGGCCGGCGGCGGCACCCTGTTCCTTGACGAAGTGGGGGACATCCCCCTCCAGCTTCAGGTCAAGCTGCTGCGCTTCCTTCAGGAGCGGGTGATCGAGCGGGTCGGCTCGCGCGAATCCATTCCGGTGGACACCCGCATCGTCTGCGCCACGCACCAGGACCTCGAAGCCATGATCGCCGAGGGGCGCTTCCGCGAGGACCTGTTCTACCGACTCGCCGAAATCGTCGTGAAGATCCCCAGCCTTGCCGAGCGTCCGGGCGATGCGGCGCTGTTGGCGAAGGCGTTTCTTCATCGCTACGCCAAGGAAATGAACCCGCGGGTGCGGGGCTTCGGTTCCGACGCTCTCGCCGCGATCGACGCCTGGGGCTGGCCTGGCAACGTGCGCGAACTGGAAAACCGGGTGAAGCGCGCCGTCATCATGGCGGACGAAAAGCTGGTCAGTGCCGCCGATCTCGACCTTGCCGCGCCGGATGAGCAGGTCATCAACGCGCTCAATCTCAAGACCGCGCGTGAGCAGGCGGACCGCAAGGTGATCCGTCACGCCCTGGCCCGTAGCGAGGGCAATATCTCCAGCACCGCCAAGATGCTCGGGATCAGCCGCCCCACGCTATACGATCTGCTCAAGCAGTACGACCTGCAAAGCTGA
- a CDS encoding extensin family protein, producing the protein MTFPIGRIAVSLVLLGGVVLAGRSWLYAHPGYDPWAPLTLNEQPGWATPHKFASLRGDRDTCRAFLDRSGIAKEALAPVGKDQCRRDDRKRLAAPQAAGVSLSPGRVEATCAVDAGLAWWLRHGVQPQAEALLGSPVVRIEQLGTYNCRRIGNGDKGTWSEHATGNAIDVSAFVLEDGRRITVRGDWKGQAEAAAFLHAVRDSACESFSTVLSPDYNAAHADHLHLDQARRTAGWRACR; encoded by the coding sequence ATGACATTTCCAATCGGCCGCATAGCCGTATCCCTGGTCCTGCTGGGCGGCGTAGTGCTGGCGGGGAGAAGCTGGCTGTATGCGCATCCCGGCTACGACCCTTGGGCGCCGCTGACGCTGAACGAGCAGCCGGGCTGGGCGACCCCGCACAAGTTCGCGAGCCTGCGCGGCGACCGCGACACCTGCCGCGCCTTCCTGGATCGCAGCGGAATCGCCAAGGAGGCGCTGGCGCCTGTGGGCAAGGACCAGTGCCGCCGGGACGATCGAAAGCGCCTTGCGGCGCCTCAGGCGGCCGGAGTGAGCCTCTCTCCCGGCCGTGTGGAGGCGACATGCGCCGTGGATGCCGGACTGGCCTGGTGGCTGCGCCACGGCGTCCAGCCACAGGCTGAGGCGCTGCTGGGCAGCCCGGTGGTGCGCATCGAACAACTCGGCACGTACAACTGCCGCCGGATCGGCAATGGCGACAAGGGGACATGGAGCGAGCACGCCACCGGCAATGCCATCGACGTGTCGGCTTTCGTGCTGGAGGACGGCCGGCGCATCACGGTGCGAGGAGACTGGAAAGGCCAGGCGGAGGCAGCGGCATTTCTTCACGCCGTTCGGGATTCGGCCTGCGAAAGTTTCTCGACCGTGCTCTCGCCGGACTACAACGCAGCCCATGCCGACCATCTGCATCTCGATCAGGCGCGAAGGACCGCAGGTTGGCGCGCATGCCGCTGA
- a CDS encoding SDR family oxidoreductase: MTEVVVVIGAGSIGIAIARRISTGKRVLLADLHEEPVAAAAKVMADAGFETSTAAVDISSRTSVEALVGQATALGDVSGVIIAAGLSPSQAPAEKILAVDLYGSALVLELFGDVMARGGSGIVVASQSGHRLPALTPEEDRLLATTPVEDLLALPMLQSDRITDPLLAYQYSKRCNALRVRAEAATRWAARGARVNSISPGIVMTPLARDELSGPRAGGYQRMIDGSPAGRAGTPDEIAALAALMMGPEGAFINGADFLIDGGVTASWFYGALQPE, encoded by the coding sequence ATGACCGAAGTCGTAGTTGTCATCGGTGCCGGTTCGATCGGCATCGCCATCGCCCGGCGCATCAGCACGGGCAAGCGTGTGCTGCTGGCGGACTTGCACGAGGAACCGGTCGCGGCCGCAGCCAAGGTCATGGCCGATGCCGGATTCGAGACGAGCACGGCCGCTGTGGACATTTCCTCCCGCACCTCGGTAGAGGCACTGGTCGGTCAGGCTACGGCGCTTGGCGATGTCAGCGGCGTCATCATCGCAGCAGGTCTGTCCCCCTCGCAGGCGCCTGCCGAAAAGATCCTTGCGGTCGATCTCTATGGATCGGCGCTGGTACTCGAACTGTTCGGCGATGTGATGGCCAGGGGTGGCAGCGGCATCGTCGTCGCCTCGCAGTCCGGCCATCGCCTGCCTGCACTCACGCCCGAGGAAGACCGCCTGCTGGCGACCACCCCGGTCGAAGACCTGCTGGCGCTACCTATGCTGCAGAGCGACCGTATCACCGATCCGCTGCTCGCCTACCAGTATTCGAAGCGCTGCAACGCCCTGCGCGTCAGGGCCGAAGCGGCCACGCGCTGGGCTGCACGCGGTGCACGGGTCAATTCGATCAGCCCCGGCATCGTCATGACCCCGCTCGCCCGCGATGAACTGTCCGGCCCGCGCGCAGGCGGTTACCAGCGCATGATCGACGGCTCACCCGCCGGGCGTGCCGGAACGCCGGACGAAATCGCCGCGCTCGCCGCCCTGATGATGGGGCCGGAGGGCGCCTTCATCAACGGCGCGGATTTCCTCATCGATGGCGGTGTTACCGCCTCGTGGTTCTACGGGGCGCTTCAGCCGGAGTGA
- the panB gene encoding 3-methyl-2-oxobutanoate hydroxymethyltransferase, whose protein sequence is MSTTFQLDTATSRANPTPAPMKRLTVPSIQRRKVEGKTAEPLVMLTAYTARQAQLLDEHCDILLVGDSLAQVIYGLPSTLPVTLDMMIAHGAAVVRGSYHALVVVDMPFGSYEESPQQAFASAARIMAETGCAAVKLEGGVAMAETIAFLTGRGIPVMAHIGLTPQAVNALGGYGARGRSQEEHAKIISDGRAVAGAGAFSVVVEGVIEPIAISLTHSLDIPVIGIGASAQCDGQVLVAEDMLGMFDRVPRFVKRYADMAGLVSEAAAKYAAEVRHRSFPGPEQTYQPK, encoded by the coding sequence ATGTCCACGACCTTCCAGCTAGACACCGCGACAAGTCGCGCAAATCCAACGCCGGCGCCGATGAAACGGCTGACGGTGCCCTCGATCCAGCGCCGCAAGGTGGAGGGCAAGACCGCAGAACCGCTCGTCATGCTGACCGCCTATACGGCCCGTCAGGCCCAGCTTCTCGATGAGCATTGCGATATCCTGCTGGTGGGAGATTCGCTGGCCCAGGTGATCTACGGCCTCCCCTCCACCCTGCCTGTCACGCTCGACATGATGATCGCGCATGGCGCGGCCGTCGTGCGCGGCAGCTATCACGCGCTCGTCGTCGTCGACATGCCGTTCGGATCCTATGAGGAAAGCCCGCAGCAGGCCTTTGCTTCCGCCGCGCGCATTATGGCCGAGACCGGCTGCGCCGCGGTCAAGCTCGAAGGCGGCGTCGCCATGGCGGAAACCATCGCCTTCCTCACCGGGCGGGGCATCCCCGTCATGGCGCATATCGGCCTCACTCCGCAGGCGGTGAACGCGCTGGGCGGCTACGGCGCGCGCGGACGCAGCCAGGAAGAACACGCCAAGATCATCTCCGACGGCAGGGCGGTTGCCGGCGCCGGGGCGTTCTCGGTCGTGGTTGAAGGCGTGATCGAACCGATCGCGATCTCGCTGACACACAGCCTCGACATTCCCGTGATCGGCATCGGCGCATCGGCGCAGTGCGATGGGCAGGTGCTCGTTGCCGAGGACATGCTCGGCATGTTCGACCGCGTTCCGCGTTTCGTGAAGCGCTATGCCGACATGGCCGGGCTCGTTTCCGAAGCGGCCGCAAAATATGCAGCGGAAGTGCGCCACCGCAGCTTCCCCGGCCCCGAGCAGACCTACCAGCCCAAGTAG
- a CDS encoding multidrug effflux MFS transporter, with the protein MTGTTAPTVLSAGEDGGHGWRVLGILCLLMGFASISTDIYLPGMPTMSHALGADMGTAEWTVSGYLIGFALGQLFWGPVGDRFGRRLPVATGIALFVLGSAGCAMATGIWWVIAARVVQAAGASAGVVLGRAMVRDLYQGPRAASMMSTLMTVMAIAPLIGPLVGGQVLLVMGWRAIFWVLVGVGMVTLALLTTLPETLPPKRRHRIGAGEAIARYVALLRNRRALAYIGAGAFFYGGMFAYVAGSPFAYITYHGLPPQYYGLLFGLGIVGIMGSNMINARLVHRFGVDTMLKAGIVWATVSALLIAVTTWTDMGGLPGLVLALFLYISATGLIVANSIAGVLEEAPQGAGAASALVGAVQYGSGIFSSALIGAFANGTPEPMGTVILVTALASLACLAGLRTHHSGL; encoded by the coding sequence ATGACCGGTACTACGGCGCCGACCGTCCTTTCCGCGGGAGAGGACGGCGGCCACGGTTGGCGCGTCCTCGGCATTCTCTGCCTGCTGATGGGTTTCGCCTCGATCTCCACCGACATCTACCTGCCCGGCATGCCGACGATGTCGCACGCACTCGGCGCGGACATGGGCACTGCGGAGTGGACCGTTTCCGGATACCTCATCGGCTTCGCGCTGGGACAATTGTTCTGGGGGCCGGTGGGCGACCGTTTCGGACGCAGGCTTCCTGTCGCCACCGGCATCGCGCTGTTCGTGCTCGGCTCTGCCGGATGCGCGATGGCGACCGGCATCTGGTGGGTGATCGCAGCACGCGTGGTGCAGGCGGCGGGCGCCTCTGCCGGTGTCGTGCTGGGCCGGGCCATGGTGCGCGATCTCTATCAGGGCCCGCGCGCGGCGAGCATGATGTCCACCCTGATGACGGTCATGGCGATCGCGCCGCTGATCGGCCCACTGGTAGGCGGACAAGTGCTGCTCGTCATGGGTTGGCGCGCGATCTTCTGGGTGCTGGTGGGGGTCGGCATGGTCACGCTGGCGCTGCTGACCACCCTGCCCGAAACGCTGCCGCCCAAACGCCGCCACCGCATCGGCGCAGGCGAGGCTATCGCCCGCTACGTCGCCCTGCTGCGCAATCGCCGCGCCCTGGCCTATATCGGGGCGGGTGCCTTCTTCTACGGCGGGATGTTCGCCTATGTCGCGGGTTCGCCCTTCGCTTACATCACCTATCACGGTCTGCCGCCGCAGTATTACGGGCTGCTGTTCGGGCTGGGCATCGTCGGTATCATGGGTTCGAACATGATCAATGCCCGGCTGGTTCATCGCTTCGGCGTCGATACGATGCTCAAGGCCGGGATCGTCTGGGCTACGGTGAGCGCCCTGCTGATCGCGGTAACGACGTGGACGGACATGGGCGGCCTTCCCGGCCTGGTCCTGGCGCTGTTCCTCTATATCTCGGCCACCGGGCTGATCGTCGCCAATTCCATCGCCGGCGTGCTTGAGGAAGCGCCGCAGGGAGCCGGTGCCGCCTCGGCGCTGGTCGGCGCGGTTCAGTATGGCAGCGGCATCTTCAGTTCCGCGCTGATCGGCGCCTTCGCCAACGGCACGCCAGAGCCGATGGGGACCGTCATTCTGGTCACCGCGCTTGCCAGCCTTGCCTGTCTGGCAGGTCTGCGCACTCATCACTCCGGGTTATGA
- a CDS encoding amino acid permease gives MFGRVKPLDAILATAEKKSLHRSLGPVQLTLLGVGAIIGTGIFVLTAAAAQKAGPGMMWSFMIAGFVCAVAALCYSELASMVPVSGSAYTYSYAVVGELLAWMVGWALILEYAVAASAVSVGWSGYFMGLLKSLTGFELPALLSAGPSWSLSGIDFSHGIINVPAIFVALAVTALLVIGTKESATVNAILVAIKVAALTMFIALTLPAMNSEHFAPFTPNGWFGPAGTSGLGVVGAAASIFFAYVGFDAVSTAAEETKNPQRNVPIGLIGSLAICTVFYLLVAAGAVGAVGAQPTALGVQPGSPEFAAQCAALSKQGSLPLVCSNEALAHVLRSINYTRAGDLIGLAANLALPSVILMMLYGQTRIFFVMARDGLLPEKLATVHPKWKTPHIVTMITGVFVAIAAALLPVGQLADISNSGTLFAFLMVSIAVLILRVRDPKRHRPFRTPLVWIVSPVAIIGCVLLFFNLPVEAMLVLPIWGGIGLVVYFAYGYRKSHVGRGLIETHEADFDAPPQPLPPI, from the coding sequence ATGTTCGGACGCGTAAAGCCGCTCGACGCCATTCTGGCGACGGCGGAAAAGAAATCACTTCACAGGTCGCTCGGGCCTGTCCAGCTCACGCTGCTGGGCGTCGGCGCCATCATTGGTACGGGTATTTTCGTTCTCACTGCCGCCGCGGCCCAGAAAGCCGGGCCGGGCATGATGTGGAGCTTCATGATCGCGGGCTTCGTCTGCGCGGTCGCGGCGCTCTGCTACTCGGAACTGGCCTCGATGGTGCCGGTTTCGGGCTCCGCCTATACATATAGCTATGCCGTCGTCGGCGAACTGCTGGCCTGGATGGTCGGTTGGGCGCTGATCCTGGAATATGCCGTTGCCGCCTCTGCCGTTTCAGTGGGTTGGTCCGGCTACTTCATGGGGCTTCTCAAGAGTCTCACCGGGTTCGAGCTACCGGCCCTGTTATCCGCCGGGCCAAGCTGGTCGCTTAGCGGCATCGATTTCAGCCACGGCATCATCAACGTTCCCGCCATCTTCGTGGCGCTGGCCGTTACCGCGCTGCTGGTCATCGGCACCAAGGAAAGCGCCACCGTCAACGCAATCCTGGTCGCCATCAAGGTTGCCGCGCTGACCATGTTCATCGCGCTGACCCTGCCGGCCATGAATTCGGAGCATTTCGCGCCGTTCACGCCCAATGGCTGGTTCGGCCCGGCCGGAACCAGCGGGCTCGGGGTCGTGGGTGCAGCGGCATCGATCTTCTTCGCCTATGTCGGCTTTGACGCGGTTTCCACCGCGGCCGAAGAAACCAAGAACCCGCAGCGCAATGTCCCGATCGGCCTGATCGGCAGCCTTGCGATCTGCACCGTGTTCTACCTGCTCGTCGCCGCCGGTGCGGTTGGCGCCGTCGGTGCCCAGCCGACAGCGCTCGGCGTGCAGCCGGGTTCGCCCGAATTCGCCGCCCAGTGCGCCGCGCTCTCCAAGCAGGGCTCGCTGCCGCTGGTCTGCTCGAACGAGGCGCTGGCCCACGTTCTGCGTTCGATCAACTACACGAGGGCGGGCGATCTCATCGGCCTGGCCGCCAACCTTGCGCTGCCCTCGGTCATCCTGATGATGCTTTACGGCCAGACCCGCATCTTCTTCGTGATGGCGCGCGATGGCCTGCTTCCCGAGAAGCTGGCGACCGTTCATCCCAAGTGGAAGACGCCGCATATCGTCACCATGATTACCGGCGTCTTCGTGGCGATTGCCGCCGCGCTGCTGCCGGTCGGCCAGCTTGCCGACATCTCGAACTCGGGCACGCTCTTCGCGTTCCTGATGGTGTCGATCGCCGTGCTGATCCTGCGCGTGCGCGATCCCAAGCGCCACCGTCCGTTCCGCACCCCGCTGGTGTGGATCGTGTCGCCGGTGGCGATCATCGGCTGCGTCCTGCTGTTCTTCAACCTGCCGGTCGAAGCCATGCTGGTCCTGCCGATCTGGGGCGGGATCGGTCTCGTCGTCTATTTCGCCTATGGCTACCGCAAGAGCCATGTCGGTCGTGGTCTCATCGAGACCCACGAAGCGGACTTCGACGCGCCGCCGCAGCCCTTGCCGCCGATCTGA
- a CDS encoding aldo/keto reductase gives MQKRELGKSGLEVSAIGLGCMGLSYGYGPPVSEADGIALIRAAFDKGVTFFDTAEAYGPYANEELLGRALADVRDSVVIATKFGFVGGKPMEGLDSRPETIRAVTEASLKRLGTDHIDLLYQHRVDPAVPVEDVAGTVRDLIAEGKVRHFGMSEAGVDSLRRAHTVQPVAALQSEYSMWWREPEAEILPLCEELGIGFVPFSPLGKGFLTGAITADTTFGEGDFRNVVPRFEEENRKANEALVARLKTIALDRGATPAQIAIAWLLAQKPWIVPIPGTTKLHRLNENLEAAQIELSAADLTVIGEALAAFPAQGARYPASIAGRVGR, from the coding sequence ATGCAGAAACGCGAACTCGGCAAGAGCGGCCTCGAAGTCTCGGCTATCGGCCTCGGCTGCATGGGGCTCAGCTACGGATATGGCCCGCCGGTATCGGAAGCCGACGGCATCGCGCTGATCCGCGCCGCTTTCGACAAGGGCGTGACGTTCTTCGATACCGCGGAAGCCTACGGCCCCTACGCCAACGAGGAACTGCTCGGCCGGGCGCTGGCCGATGTGCGCGATTCCGTGGTGATCGCCACCAAGTTCGGCTTTGTGGGCGGCAAACCGATGGAAGGGCTGGACAGCCGTCCCGAAACGATCCGGGCAGTAACAGAGGCCTCGCTGAAGCGTCTGGGAACCGATCATATCGACCTGCTCTACCAGCACCGCGTCGATCCCGCCGTCCCGGTCGAGGATGTGGCGGGCACCGTTCGCGACCTGATCGCCGAGGGTAAGGTGCGCCATTTCGGCATGTCCGAGGCGGGCGTGGATTCGCTGCGCCGCGCCCATACGGTGCAGCCCGTTGCCGCGCTCCAGAGCGAATATTCGATGTGGTGGCGTGAACCCGAGGCGGAAATACTGCCGCTCTGCGAGGAACTGGGTATCGGTTTCGTACCGTTCAGCCCGCTCGGCAAGGGGTTCCTGACCGGCGCGATCACTGCCGATACCACCTTTGGCGAGGGCGATTTCCGCAATGTCGTCCCGCGCTTCGAGGAGGAAAACCGCAAGGCCAACGAAGCGCTCGTTGCTCGCCTGAAGACCATCGCGCTAGATCGCGGCGCCACTCCGGCGCAGATCGCGATTGCCTGGCTGCTCGCCCAGAAGCCCTGGATCGTCCCTATTCCCGGCACCACCAAGCTGCACCGCCTGAACGAAAACCTCGAGGCCGCGCAGATCGAGCTGAGTGCAGCCGACCTTACCGTGATTGGCGAAGCGCTTGCCGCCTTCCCGGCGCAGGGCGCGCGCTATCCGGCATCGATCGCGGGCCGGGTCGGCCGCTAA
- a CDS encoding SDR family oxidoreductase, whose product MTKDIVVVIGSGGIGLAIAKRQGFGKVVLLADFDQGVLDAAAKAMRDGGYVVETQPVDVGSRDSVRALAEKAASLGPVMQVINTAGLSPNMAPVAQILKVDLYGSAVVLEEFGKVIAQGGATVLISSMAGHMMRQLPEEDEKALAYTPADELLALPCLQDDAIPNTLVAYMFAKRANFLRVQAEAINWGERGARVNAISPGVIVTPLGRHELESEIGDIFRAMVEASPSKRMAPPEEIAEAAAFLLGPTAGFITGSDLLIDGGVIAAMRAGKLPTPG is encoded by the coding sequence ATGACGAAGGACATAGTGGTGGTGATCGGTTCGGGCGGGATCGGCCTTGCGATCGCCAAGCGGCAGGGTTTTGGCAAAGTCGTCCTGCTGGCGGATTTCGACCAAGGAGTCCTGGATGCGGCGGCCAAGGCCATGCGCGATGGCGGTTACGTGGTCGAAACCCAGCCAGTCGACGTCGGGTCGCGCGATTCGGTTCGCGCTCTGGCCGAAAAGGCCGCCTCGCTCGGGCCGGTCATGCAGGTGATCAACACCGCCGGCCTCTCCCCCAACATGGCCCCCGTAGCCCAGATCCTGAAGGTCGACCTTTACGGTTCGGCGGTTGTGCTGGAAGAGTTCGGAAAAGTCATCGCGCAGGGCGGCGCCACCGTTCTCATCTCGAGCATGGCCGGGCACATGATGCGCCAGCTCCCCGAAGAGGATGAAAAGGCACTGGCCTATACGCCCGCCGACGAACTGCTGGCGCTGCCATGCCTTCAGGACGATGCGATCCCCAACACACTGGTCGCCTACATGTTCGCCAAGCGTGCGAACTTCCTTCGGGTCCAGGCAGAGGCGATAAACTGGGGCGAACGCGGCGCGCGGGTCAACGCGATCAGCCCGGGTGTCATCGTGACCCCGCTTGGCCGCCACGAACTGGAATCGGAAATCGGCGACATATTTCGCGCAATGGTCGAGGCATCGCCCTCGAAGCGCATGGCTCCGCCCGAAGAGATCGCGGAAGCGGCCGCCTTCCTGCTCGGTCCCACCGCAGGTTTTATTACGGGCAGTGACCTTCTCATCGATGGCGGCGTCATCGCCGCGATGAGGGCCGGAAAGCTTCCAACGCCGGGCTGA